Proteins encoded within one genomic window of Xylophilus sp. GOD-11R:
- a CDS encoding ESPR-type extended signal peptide-containing protein, translating to MNQKRYRLIFSKRSGMLVPVAEDRAAQMVIRSQEAIFS from the coding sequence ATGAACCAGAAACGTTACCGCCTCATCTTCAGCAAACGTTCCGGCATGCTGGTGCCGGTGGCCGAGGACCGCGCCGCCCAAATGGTGATTCGATCGCAGGAGGCAATATTCTCCTGA
- a CDS encoding tetratricopeptide repeat protein codes for MSPNPSSPLPQFLQVAAFFQREGSPDIAADVYRHACGSTSAAVVAPDPPTILAVAAELHRAGQLATAERMYRHLVQRPSPSGDAYNLLGYALHQMGHPREGMQQVAMAIALDPRVPNYHNHFGLTLQAQGREYWDEACAAYLRALALDPVHPQALDNALTLLAVMPVLSPQADALRGVLDNSAATAKSWLGLATVYERHQRHEPAAHAYARAEALAPDDVELLLRLGALHQNHKCLEAACEVYERLLRLSPGHRLARERLADALCEMGEFDQGIALLETLHGEAPSVELRARIDLAIPCLPQSQAHIDAIRTRLEAGLDRYLASDEPLPALLSPGFFYLAYHGRNDRDLQRKGALLARKSMPQLVYEAPWVAQYAGPGPRMRVGIASSLFFNHSIGRTTRGIVEKLDRARFEVVLVCLPPRRDDDMARAMRSAADRVIDLDGDLHRDRETLAAARLDALFYVDIGMNPYQAMLAHARLAPLQCTHFGHPETNGIPTMDWWISVDTLEPPDAADHYSEQLHLLREVPQFSYYYRPPMPARLKTRADYGFADDEHLFICPQYVFKLHPDFDAIVEKILRADPRARLLLTRSPVAHWSTVVRRRLQARIGALVDRITCLPGMAMPDLMNLESVCDAVLDTLHFNGYNTTLEAWAAHAPVVTLPGAFQRGMHTAGMYRFMDMHDLIARDADDYVRLVLRLAHDADFARAMREKIAARIGVLFENMAVVREYERFFAEKLALLAPARA; via the coding sequence ATGAGCCCGAATCCATCCAGCCCCCTTCCGCAGTTCCTTCAGGTCGCCGCGTTCTTCCAGCGAGAAGGCAGTCCGGACATCGCCGCCGACGTCTATCGCCACGCTTGCGGATCGACATCCGCTGCGGTGGTGGCGCCCGACCCGCCCACCATCCTGGCCGTGGCCGCCGAACTGCATCGGGCAGGTCAGCTGGCAACGGCCGAGCGCATGTACCGTCACCTGGTGCAGCGGCCTTCGCCATCGGGCGATGCCTACAACCTGCTGGGCTATGCGCTGCACCAGATGGGCCATCCGCGCGAGGGCATGCAGCAGGTGGCCATGGCGATCGCGCTCGATCCACGGGTGCCCAACTACCACAACCACTTCGGGCTGACTTTGCAGGCCCAGGGCCGCGAGTACTGGGACGAAGCCTGCGCCGCCTACCTGCGCGCGCTCGCGCTGGACCCGGTGCACCCGCAGGCGCTGGACAACGCGCTGACGCTGCTGGCGGTCATGCCGGTGCTGTCTCCCCAGGCCGATGCGCTGCGCGGCGTGCTGGACAACAGCGCGGCGACGGCGAAGTCCTGGTTGGGCCTGGCGACGGTCTACGAGCGGCACCAGCGCCATGAACCGGCGGCCCATGCCTATGCGCGCGCCGAGGCGCTGGCGCCGGACGATGTCGAACTGCTGCTGCGCCTGGGCGCGCTGCACCAGAACCACAAATGCCTGGAGGCCGCCTGCGAGGTCTACGAACGGCTGTTGCGCCTGTCGCCTGGCCACCGGCTGGCGCGGGAGCGCCTGGCCGACGCGCTGTGCGAGATGGGCGAATTCGACCAGGGCATCGCCTTGCTGGAGACGCTGCACGGCGAGGCCCCATCGGTCGAACTGCGTGCACGGATCGATCTGGCCATTCCCTGCCTGCCGCAGTCGCAGGCGCACATCGATGCGATCCGCACCCGTCTGGAGGCCGGACTCGACCGTTATCTGGCAAGCGACGAGCCTCTGCCCGCGCTGTTGTCGCCCGGCTTTTTCTACCTGGCCTACCACGGTCGCAACGACCGCGACCTGCAACGCAAGGGTGCGTTGCTGGCACGCAAGTCGATGCCGCAACTGGTGTACGAGGCGCCCTGGGTGGCGCAGTACGCCGGACCCGGCCCCCGCATGCGGGTGGGCATCGCGTCCTCGCTGTTCTTCAACCACAGCATCGGCCGCACCACCCGCGGCATCGTGGAGAAGCTCGACCGCGCCCGTTTCGAGGTGGTGCTGGTCTGCCTGCCGCCGCGACGCGACGACGACATGGCGCGAGCCATGCGCTCGGCGGCCGACCGCGTCATCGACCTGGACGGCGACCTGCACCGCGACCGCGAAACCCTGGCCGCCGCGCGGCTGGACGCGCTGTTCTACGTGGACATCGGCATGAACCCCTACCAGGCGATGCTGGCCCATGCCCGCCTGGCGCCGCTGCAGTGCACCCACTTCGGCCATCCGGAAACCAACGGCATCCCCACGATGGACTGGTGGATTTCGGTGGACACGCTCGAGCCGCCCGACGCCGCCGACCATTACAGCGAACAACTGCACCTGCTGCGCGAGGTGCCGCAGTTCAGCTATTACTATCGCCCGCCGATGCCGGCACGCCTGAAAACGCGCGCGGACTATGGGTTCGCCGACGACGAGCATCTCTTCATCTGCCCGCAGTACGTGTTCAAGCTGCACCCGGACTTCGACGCGATCGTGGAAAAGATCCTGCGCGCCGACCCGCGTGCCCGCCTCCTGCTGACGCGTTCGCCGGTGGCTCACTGGAGCACGGTGGTGCGGCGCCGGCTGCAGGCGCGTATCGGGGCGCTGGTCGATCGCATCACCTGCCTGCCCGGCATGGCGATGCCCGACCTGATGAACCTGGAATCGGTGTGCGATGCGGTACTCGATACGCTGCATTTCAACGGCTACAACACCACGCTCGAAGCCTGGGCGGCCCATGCGCCGGTGGTGACGTTGCCGGGGGCCTTCCAGCGCGGCATGCACACCGCCGGCATGTACCGCTTCATGGACATGCACGACCTGATCGCCCGCGACGCCGACGACTACGTGCGTCTGGTGCTGCGCCTGGCCCACGATGCGGATTTTGCGCGGGCCATGCGCGAGAAGATCGCAGCGCGCATCGGCGTGCTCTTCGAGAACATGGCCGTGGTGCGCGAGTACGAGCGTTTCTTCGCCGAAAAGCTGGCGTTGCTGGCGCCGGCCCGGGCCTGA
- a CDS encoding DUF5672 family protein, giving the protein MPGFCDLTVVSVTGWQPAAAGAALAVQHSARELPGSAALLISPQRPPHLPGWVRHVAVAPFGYMEYSLFMLYALHQFIDTAFALVVQDDGWVLSGRNWQSAFFDYDYIGAPTHLALVDDGRAPAHYQRGFAWCHDEPPASGSTAVPVLNGGFSLRSQRLMRMPRELGLAFQVPPPMPCDPAAGPPRLQWAHDIVLEDVWLCTVVRAALEAAGLRFAPVPLACAFAIEHAGRGLHRGRGLERLLGHHSKFRKITALAAPGAPPALRYTIGRALASSIFGEDDIVQGFEQLGWQLDWPA; this is encoded by the coding sequence ATGCCGGGCTTCTGCGACCTCACGGTGGTCAGCGTCACCGGCTGGCAGCCGGCCGCAGCCGGCGCGGCGCTGGCGGTGCAGCACAGCGCGCGCGAGCTTCCCGGCAGCGCCGCCTTGTTGATCAGTCCGCAGCGGCCGCCGCATCTGCCGGGCTGGGTGCGGCACGTGGCGGTGGCACCGTTCGGCTACATGGAATACAGCCTCTTCATGCTGTATGCGCTGCACCAGTTCATCGACACCGCCTTCGCCCTGGTCGTGCAGGACGATGGCTGGGTGCTGTCCGGCCGCAACTGGCAGAGCGCGTTCTTCGACTACGACTACATCGGCGCGCCCACGCACCTGGCGCTGGTGGACGACGGCCGGGCACCGGCGCACTATCAGCGCGGCTTTGCCTGGTGCCACGACGAGCCACCGGCATCTGGCAGCACGGCGGTGCCGGTGCTCAACGGCGGATTCTCGCTGCGCAGCCAGCGCCTGATGCGCATGCCGCGAGAACTCGGCCTGGCGTTCCAGGTGCCGCCGCCCATGCCCTGCGACCCGGCGGCAGGGCCCCCGCGCCTGCAGTGGGCACACGACATCGTTCTGGAGGACGTGTGGTTGTGTACGGTGGTGCGCGCTGCACTGGAGGCCGCCGGGCTGCGTTTCGCGCCGGTGCCGCTGGCGTGCGCATTCGCCATCGAGCATGCGGGCCGGGGTCTGCACCGGGGACGGGGACTGGAGCGCCTGCTGGGCCACCACAGCAAGTTCCGCAAGATCACGGCGCTGGCGGCGCCGGGCGCACCGCCGGCACTGCGCTACACGATCGGCCGCGCGCTGGCGTCCAGCATCTTCGGCGAGGATGACATCGTGCAGGGGTTCGAGCAGCTGGGCTGGCAGCTCGACTGGCCGGCCTGA
- a CDS encoding F-box protein — protein sequence MSFPPPIHCANPPITRLTSTTGHASPTDPASPVQAPGLHALSPLERLPEEMRQMIFSYLPPRDTAALAATSRTLHRSVHRWPSVVPLAAARLADRMLRSDRLPNVLAEALYEMESLHPVRHAEPVIHAAAVALLGLRSEHRHGWLERLSVDAATMGFPPHTQARLERTLQAVSDLSVRPFGPDAVHGAFDTLIDATAHMPPHAQDRVARVLAEWLWRGDLGYQGSFAQRDPRVFAKFRRLLDQAAEWPQERAIRVLIPLLLGIRQMYAGDHGPAFEAAMPVIRCLGPKLRTIGLECLRRGLAGPCEGVDYRRERIEDELCQVPGAVHLAARAEVDRYERKLDATRT from the coding sequence ATGTCCTTTCCCCCGCCCATTCATTGCGCGAACCCACCGATCACGCGGCTGACTTCCACGACCGGCCACGCCTCGCCCACCGACCCGGCCAGCCCGGTACAGGCGCCGGGGCTGCATGCCTTGAGCCCGCTGGAAAGATTGCCCGAGGAGATGCGCCAGATGATCTTTTCCTACCTGCCGCCCCGCGATACGGCCGCGCTGGCGGCGACCAGCCGCACGCTGCACCGCAGCGTGCACCGGTGGCCGTCGGTCGTGCCGCTGGCGGCCGCGCGGCTGGCCGACCGCATGCTGCGGTCTGACCGGCTGCCCAACGTGCTGGCCGAGGCCCTGTACGAGATGGAGTCGCTGCATCCGGTGCGGCATGCCGAGCCGGTGATCCATGCGGCCGCCGTCGCGCTGCTGGGCCTGCGGTCCGAGCATCGGCACGGCTGGCTGGAGCGGCTGTCGGTGGATGCGGCGACGATGGGTTTCCCGCCGCATACCCAGGCCCGCCTGGAGCGCACGCTCCAGGCGGTGAGCGATTTGAGCGTGCGGCCGTTCGGCCCGGATGCGGTCCATGGCGCGTTCGATACGCTGATCGACGCCACCGCCCATATGCCGCCGCATGCACAGGACCGGGTCGCCCGCGTGCTGGCCGAATGGCTCTGGCGGGGCGACCTGGGCTACCAGGGGTCGTTCGCGCAACGCGATCCCCGTGTGTTCGCGAAGTTCAGGCGCCTGCTCGACCAGGCCGCCGAATGGCCCCAGGAGCGTGCCATTCGGGTGTTGATACCGCTGCTGCTCGGCATTCGCCAGATGTATGCGGGCGATCACGGGCCGGCCTTCGAGGCCGCGATGCCGGTGATCCGGTGCCTGGGCCCGAAGCTGCGCACCATCGGCCTCGAATGCCTGCGGCGGGGCCTGGCCGGCCCGTGCGAGGGGGTCGACTATCGGCGCGAGCGCATCGAAGACGAGCTCTGCCAGGTGCCCGGCGCGGTGCATCTCGCGGCCCGCGCCGAGGTGGATCGTTACGAGCGCAAGCTGGACGCCACCCGCACCTGA
- the thiD gene encoding bifunctional hydroxymethylpyrimidine kinase/phosphomethylpyrimidine kinase — MTAPPIVWTVAGTDSGGGAGIAADQRAADACGVHLCTLVTAVTAQNSRGVQRIDLLPTATLEAQFAALQDDMPPAAIKTGLLGGPQQVACVAHWVDRLRARAPVALVVDPVLSASTGAAFADDATLAACRALLLPRASLVTPNRREAARLAGLPDDTPSPTLAAALRARGAASVCVTGGDEPATDGLALDWVASPQADGWLALPRIDTPHHHGTGCTFATAAASALARGFVAADALVLAKMATASALRHGAAAGHGAGPVRARAGFVSDASLMPQMSWCAAPRFAPFIAPGFAATPPPALGLYAIVDRAERVAQVVEAGVRTVQLRIKSPSRPAAGWMNPLRDEIAAATACCRAAGAMLFVNDHHALAVAAGAPGVHLGQEDIALLDDAGRAALVAPGAPALGVSAHSLWELARARSLAPRYIACGPVWPTLTKRMPWRPQGLHNLAWWTAMAGAPVVAIGGILTADRARQAAGTGADGICVVRGLGERPAQTVPGLQAALAQARAEAHRKAPDGRDRPDWPDWPTPSL, encoded by the coding sequence ATGACGGCGCCGCCCATCGTGTGGACGGTCGCCGGCACCGACAGCGGCGGCGGCGCCGGCATCGCCGCCGACCAGCGCGCGGCCGATGCCTGCGGCGTGCACCTGTGCACCCTGGTGACCGCCGTCACCGCGCAGAACTCCCGGGGCGTGCAACGCATCGACCTGCTGCCGACCGCCACGCTCGAAGCCCAGTTCGCCGCGCTCCAGGACGACATGCCGCCGGCCGCCATCAAGACCGGCCTGCTCGGTGGCCCGCAGCAGGTCGCCTGCGTGGCGCATTGGGTGGACCGCTTGCGCGCCCGCGCCCCGGTGGCGCTGGTGGTCGACCCGGTGCTCTCGGCCAGCACCGGCGCCGCGTTCGCCGACGACGCCACCCTGGCTGCCTGCCGCGCACTGCTGCTGCCGCGCGCCAGCCTGGTCACGCCCAACCGACGCGAGGCCGCACGACTGGCCGGCCTGCCCGACGACACGCCGTCGCCCACGCTGGCGGCGGCCCTGCGCGCACGCGGCGCGGCCAGCGTCTGCGTGACCGGCGGCGATGAGCCCGCCACCGACGGCCTGGCGCTGGACTGGGTCGCCTCGCCGCAGGCCGACGGCTGGCTGGCCCTGCCGCGTATCGACACGCCGCACCACCACGGCACCGGCTGCACCTTCGCCACCGCCGCGGCCTCGGCCCTGGCGCGCGGTTTCGTGGCGGCCGATGCGCTGGTACTGGCCAAGATGGCGACCGCGTCGGCCCTGCGGCACGGCGCGGCGGCCGGGCACGGCGCGGGACCGGTGCGTGCCCGGGCAGGTTTCGTGTCGGACGCTTCGCTGATGCCGCAGATGAGCTGGTGCGCCGCGCCGCGCTTTGCACCGTTCATCGCGCCGGGCTTCGCGGCAACGCCACCGCCGGCCCTGGGCCTCTACGCCATCGTCGACCGTGCCGAGCGGGTGGCGCAGGTGGTCGAGGCCGGCGTGCGCACGGTGCAGCTGCGCATCAAGTCACCGTCGCGGCCCGCCGCCGGATGGATGAACCCGCTGCGCGACGAGATCGCCGCTGCCACGGCCTGCTGCCGAGCGGCCGGCGCGATGCTCTTTGTCAACGACCACCACGCGCTGGCGGTGGCCGCCGGCGCGCCCGGCGTACACCTGGGCCAGGAAGACATCGCCCTGCTCGACGACGCCGGGCGCGCAGCCCTGGTGGCCCCGGGCGCGCCGGCACTCGGCGTCAGCGCGCACAGCCTGTGGGAGCTGGCCCGCGCCCGCTCGCTGGCGCCGCGCTACATCGCCTGCGGCCCGGTCTGGCCCACGCTCACCAAGCGGATGCCGTGGCGGCCGCAGGGCCTGCACAACCTCGCCTGGTGGACGGCCATGGCGGGCGCGCCGGTGGTGGCCATCGGCGGCATCCTCACCGCGGACCGGGCGCGGCAGGCGGCCGGCACCGGCGCCGACGGCATCTGCGTGGTGCGCGGCCTGGGCGAGCGGCCGGCGCAGACCGTGCCGGGCCTGCAGGCCGCCCTCGCCCAGGCGCGCGCCGAGGCGCACCGCAAGGCGCCGGACGGGCGGGACCGGCCGGACTGGCCGGACTGGCCGACACCCAGCCTGTGA
- a CDS encoding thiazole synthase has protein sequence MEPITHPADAGADDWQVAGTVLRGRFLLGTAGYPSPGTLSRAIATAAPAAVTVGLRRALAAGADNGFVATVARAAEAVGARLLPNTAGCRSAREAVLLAQMARELYGTAWIKLEVVGDEHTLQPDPLELVAAARELVRDGFVVWPYCTDDLVTGRRLLDVGCPVLMPWGAPIGSGQGLINPFALRTLRERLPDAVLIVDAGIGAPSHAAQALEMGFDAVLLNTAVAQAREPVAMARAFRLAIEAGRTACRAGVIARQDFAVASTPVAGDAFLIGPA, from the coding sequence ATGGAACCGATCACGCATCCAGCCGATGCGGGCGCCGACGACTGGCAGGTCGCCGGCACCGTGCTGCGCGGCCGATTCCTGCTGGGCACCGCCGGCTATCCCTCGCCCGGCACGCTCTCGCGCGCCATCGCCACGGCCGCCCCTGCAGCCGTCACCGTTGGGCTGCGCCGCGCGCTAGCCGCGGGCGCGGACAACGGCTTCGTCGCCACCGTCGCGCGCGCCGCCGAGGCCGTCGGCGCACGGCTGCTGCCCAACACCGCCGGCTGCCGTAGCGCGCGCGAGGCGGTGCTGCTGGCGCAGATGGCGCGCGAGCTCTACGGCACCGCCTGGATCAAGCTGGAGGTCGTGGGCGACGAGCACACCCTGCAGCCCGACCCGTTGGAGCTGGTGGCCGCCGCGCGCGAACTGGTGCGCGACGGCTTCGTCGTCTGGCCCTACTGCACCGACGACCTGGTCACCGGCCGCCGCCTGCTCGACGTCGGCTGCCCGGTGCTGATGCCCTGGGGCGCGCCGATCGGCTCCGGCCAGGGGCTGATCAACCCGTTCGCGCTGCGTACGCTGCGCGAACGACTGCCGGACGCGGTGCTCATCGTCGACGCCGGCATCGGTGCGCCGTCGCATGCGGCCCAGGCGCTGGAGATGGGATTCGACGCGGTACTGCTGAACACCGCCGTGGCCCAGGCACGCGAGCCGGTCGCCATGGCCCGGGCCTTTCGCCTGGCCATCGAAGCCGGCCGCACCGCCTGCCGCGCCGGCGTGATCGCGCGGCAGGACTTCGCCGTGGCCAGCACCCCGGTGGCGGGCGATGCCTTCCTGATCGGCCCCGCATGA
- the thiS gene encoding sulfur carrier protein ThiS: MPDIEIRLGDQPHNVPEGSNLAELIAALNHAPTSVASAVNGDFVRRERRAATGLQPGDRVLLVRPIVGG, from the coding sequence ATGCCTGACATCGAGATCCGGCTTGGCGACCAGCCGCACAACGTGCCCGAAGGCAGCAATCTGGCCGAGCTGATCGCGGCCCTGAACCATGCGCCGACATCGGTCGCCAGCGCGGTCAACGGCGACTTCGTGCGGCGCGAACGGCGCGCCGCCACCGGCCTGCAGCCCGGCGACCGGGTGCTGCTGGTGCGTCCCATCGTAGGAGGCTGA
- a CDS encoding FAD-dependent oxidoreductase, translated as MARIAIAGAGLLGRLLAWRLGHAGHEVEVFDPADGPLPRYDGHGAAAFSAAGMLSPTAELDRADAHLATLGWRSIALWRGIVDALEEPTLLTERGSLLLAHRGDRTMAERMLQRLSASARPPRALDADALTSLEPALAGAAHAWLLPGEAQIDPPATLARLHDGASASVRWHWRSPVDRLDAHTVDAASAAGRYDRVFDVRGLGAREKHGPMRELRGVRGETVWLHLPGHGLTRPVRLLHPRHAVYLLPRGQHRLFVGASEIESEDRSPVSLRSAVELMAAAHSVMPALAEARIERLDRQLRPALPDHRPCIDTSAGTVRINGLFRHGWLVAPALVDDALAATGLRQESAHA; from the coding sequence ATGGCCCGCATCGCGATCGCCGGGGCCGGCCTGCTGGGCCGGTTGCTGGCCTGGCGGCTCGGCCACGCCGGCCACGAGGTGGAGGTCTTCGACCCCGCCGACGGCCCCCTGCCGCGCTACGACGGCCACGGCGCGGCCGCCTTCAGCGCAGCCGGCATGCTGAGCCCGACCGCCGAACTCGACCGGGCCGACGCGCACCTCGCCACGCTCGGCTGGCGTTCCATCGCGCTGTGGCGCGGCATCGTCGACGCGCTGGAGGAACCCACGCTGCTGACCGAGCGCGGCAGCCTGCTGCTGGCGCATCGCGGCGACCGGACCATGGCCGAACGCATGCTGCAACGCCTGTCGGCCAGCGCCCGGCCGCCCCGCGCGCTGGACGCCGATGCGCTGACCTCGCTGGAACCCGCCCTGGCGGGCGCAGCCCACGCCTGGCTGCTGCCGGGCGAGGCGCAGATCGATCCGCCCGCCACGCTGGCGCGCCTGCACGACGGCGCCTCGGCCTCGGTGCGCTGGCATTGGCGATCGCCGGTCGACCGGCTCGACGCCCACACCGTCGATGCCGCATCGGCCGCCGGCCGCTACGACCGCGTGTTCGACGTGCGCGGCCTCGGCGCCCGCGAAAAGCACGGACCGATGCGCGAGCTGCGCGGCGTGCGCGGCGAGACCGTCTGGCTCCATCTGCCCGGTCACGGGCTGACCCGGCCGGTGCGGCTGCTGCATCCGCGCCATGCGGTGTATCTGCTGCCACGCGGCCAGCACCGGTTGTTCGTCGGCGCCAGCGAGATCGAATCGGAAGACCGCTCGCCGGTCTCGCTGCGCAGCGCAGTCGAGCTGATGGCCGCAGCCCACAGCGTGATGCCGGCGCTGGCCGAAGCCCGCATCGAACGGCTCGACCGCCAGCTCCGGCCCGCCCTGCCCGACCACCGGCCCTGCATCGACACCTCGGCAGGCACCGTGCGCATCAACGGCCTGTTCCGACACGGCTGGCTGGTGGCGCCCGCGCTGGTCGACGACGCCCTGGCCGCCACCGGACTGCGGCAGGAGAGCGCCCATGCCTGA
- the thiC gene encoding phosphomethylpyrimidine synthase ThiC, with protein MNAPTDFPLLLARSREPFPASSKGRITGSRPDLQVPVRDVALTNGEVVSLYDTSGAYSDPMADIDVRRGLPDVRGAWIAERGDTESYAGRIARMLDDGGSHEARDGAAIARLRAEAAGLQRTPRRARGGGNVTQMHYARRGIVTPEMEYVALRENGRAEWRAAYEADTERARRVAGHPMGAQLPRVITPEFVRDEVARGRAIIPANINHPEVEPMAIGRNFKVKINANIGNSAVTSSIEEEVEKLVWAIRWGADNVMDLSTGRQIHTTRDWIVRNSPVPIGTVPIYQALEKVGGIAEDLTWELYRDTLIEQAEQGVDYFTIHAGLRLPFIHLTAKRMTGIVSRGGSIMAKWCIAHHRESFLYTRFEDICDIMKQYDVSFSLGDGLRPGSGADANDEAQFAELRTLGELTQIAWKHDVQTMIEGPGHVPMHLIQANMDEQLRLCHEAPFYTLGPLTIDIAPGYDHIASAIGAAMIGWAGTAMLCYVTPKEHLGLPDRDDVKQGIVAYRIAAHAADVAKGHPGARARDDALSRARFEFRWQDQFNLGLDPDTARDFHDETLPKDSSKTAHFCSMCGPKFCSMKISQEVRDFAAERGLDEQAALAEGMAGKSAEFRAAGGEVYIPIQAA; from the coding sequence ATGAATGCCCCCACCGATTTCCCCCTGCTGCTCGCCCGAAGCCGCGAACCCTTTCCCGCCTCGAGCAAGGGCCGCATCACCGGCAGCCGGCCCGACCTGCAAGTGCCGGTGCGCGATGTGGCCCTGACCAACGGTGAAGTCGTCTCGCTCTACGACACCTCCGGCGCGTACTCCGACCCCATGGCCGACATCGACGTGCGGCGCGGCCTGCCCGACGTGCGCGGCGCCTGGATCGCCGAGCGCGGCGATACCGAAAGCTACGCCGGCCGCATCGCCCGCATGCTCGACGACGGCGGCAGCCATGAGGCGCGCGACGGCGCCGCCATCGCCCGGCTGCGCGCCGAAGCCGCCGGCCTGCAGCGCACCCCACGCCGTGCACGCGGCGGCGGCAATGTCACCCAGATGCACTACGCGCGGCGCGGCATCGTCACGCCCGAGATGGAATACGTGGCCCTGCGCGAGAACGGCCGCGCCGAATGGCGCGCCGCCTACGAAGCCGACACCGAGCGCGCCCGCCGCGTGGCCGGCCACCCGATGGGCGCGCAGCTGCCGCGCGTCATCACCCCAGAGTTCGTGCGCGACGAGGTGGCGCGCGGCCGGGCCATCATCCCGGCCAACATCAACCACCCGGAAGTCGAGCCGATGGCCATCGGCCGCAACTTCAAGGTGAAGATCAACGCCAACATCGGCAATTCGGCGGTCACCTCCAGCATCGAGGAGGAGGTGGAAAAACTGGTCTGGGCGATCCGCTGGGGCGCCGACAACGTGATGGACCTCTCCACCGGCCGCCAGATCCACACCACCCGCGACTGGATCGTGCGCAACAGCCCGGTGCCGATCGGCACGGTGCCGATCTACCAGGCGCTGGAGAAGGTGGGCGGCATCGCCGAGGACCTGACCTGGGAGCTCTACCGCGACACGCTGATCGAGCAGGCCGAGCAGGGCGTGGACTACTTCACCATCCACGCCGGCCTGCGCCTGCCCTTCATCCACCTCACCGCCAAGCGCATGACCGGCATCGTCTCGCGCGGCGGCTCGATCATGGCCAAGTGGTGCATCGCCCACCACCGCGAAAGCTTCCTCTACACCCGCTTCGAGGACATCTGCGACATCATGAAGCAGTACGACGTGAGCTTTTCGCTCGGCGACGGACTGCGCCCGGGCTCCGGCGCCGACGCCAACGACGAGGCCCAGTTCGCCGAGCTGCGCACCCTGGGCGAGCTCACGCAGATCGCCTGGAAGCACGACGTGCAGACCATGATCGAAGGCCCGGGCCATGTGCCGATGCACCTGATCCAGGCCAACATGGACGAGCAGCTGCGCCTGTGCCACGAGGCGCCCTTCTACACGCTCGGGCCGCTCACCATCGACATCGCGCCGGGCTACGACCACATCGCCTCGGCCATCGGCGCGGCCATGATCGGCTGGGCCGGCACCGCGATGCTCTGCTACGTCACGCCCAAGGAACACCTGGGCCTGCCCGACCGCGACGACGTGAAGCAGGGCATCGTCGCCTACCGCATCGCCGCGCACGCGGCCGACGTGGCCAAGGGCCATCCCGGCGCCCGGGCGCGCGACGACGCGCTGAGCCGGGCGCGCTTCGAATTCCGCTGGCAGGACCAGTTCAACCTCGGCCTGGACCCGGACACCGCCCGCGACTTCCACGACGAGACGCTGCCGAAAGACAGCAGCAAGACCGCCCATTTCTGCTCGATGTGCGGACCGAAGTTCTGCTCCATGAAGATCTCGCAGGAGGTGCGCGACTTCGCGGCCGAACGCGGGCTCGACGAACAGGCGGCGCTGGCCGAAGGCATGGCCGGCAAGTCGGCCGAGTTCCGCGCGGCCGGCGGCGAGGTCTACATCCCGATCCAGGCGGCCTGA
- a CDS encoding PEP-CTERM sorting domain-containing protein → MKSVFLILSAALTFSTAQASLVTSITGQKISFPELTDPYVDEYQVTSEITWTGENSLFGYSGLFGFNDNGTWDGTPAYTVAGGLSSAYVFSFSNPVAAVGGILNSISEEYAYMAIFDSNYDFIEDYDLSINNSTGAGEFHGFQRPTNEISHFLLGGGHIALRDLTIAYAPLAAVPEPETYALLLAGLGLVSTAARRRAKHPALTT, encoded by the coding sequence GTGAAATCCGTCTTTTTAATTCTTAGTGCCGCATTGACTTTTTCGACAGCGCAAGCCTCACTGGTGACCTCCATCACGGGACAAAAGATTTCCTTTCCAGAACTTACAGATCCCTATGTAGACGAATATCAGGTGACCTCCGAGATCACATGGACCGGTGAAAACAGCCTTTTCGGCTATTCCGGCCTTTTTGGATTTAATGACAATGGGACCTGGGACGGAACACCCGCCTATACCGTGGCTGGTGGATTATCTTCAGCCTACGTGTTCTCCTTTTCCAATCCCGTGGCTGCGGTTGGCGGAATCTTAAATTCAATCTCAGAAGAATACGCCTATATGGCGATATTCGACAGCAATTACGATTTTATCGAAGATTACGATTTATCGATCAATAATTCAACAGGCGCCGGTGAATTTCACGGATTCCAAAGACCAACAAACGAAATTTCTCACTTCCTATTAGGAGGAGGCCACATAGCCCTGCGCGACCTCACCATCGCCTACGCCCCCCTTGCCGCCGTCCCCGAGCCCGAAACCTACGCCCTGCTCCTCGCAGGCCTGGGCCTCGTCTCCACCGCCGCCCGCCGCCGCGCCAAACACCCCGCCCTGACGACCTGA